From a region of the Octopus sinensis linkage group LG18, ASM634580v1, whole genome shotgun sequence genome:
- the LOC115221624 gene encoding neuropeptide CCHamide-2 receptor-like encodes MDVMMVWKVFPLVYVVIGTLGNLFVMIIFLRNKDLRRSPNTIIMFFTSLIDIVLLYVSLLWKWYSYSDYPNEKKVGAVLCKFRQWIAVSFGMMEPWFLIVVTFQRTWLIYRPLSSLGQTKSQRRSILQVVGFMIFILLLNSHLLYDSDKGNQMNIKRFICCDLNSPYLPIYIEWLKIQAVSTFILPTFLILILDVSLLYRLGFFCCASSAKYRRGNNNPNSVAASATRNLTLIFAINIVYLVTSIPTAIFSISGSQDLDFNIVCNILLYIRNTFGFLTYLTNSLFRKTVSSMFSKRFSVCCRRNSNNTITPENGTI; translated from the coding sequence ATGGATGTTATGATGGTCTGGAAGGTTTTCCCTCTAGTCTACGTCGTCATCGGAACTTTGGGCAACCTCTTCGTCATGATAATTTTCTTGAGGAATAAAGATTTGCGTCGTTCACCCAATACAATAATCATGTTCTTCACTTCACTCATAGACATCGTCCTTCTTTATGTGTCATTGCTGTGGAAATGGTACAGTTATTCGGATTatccaaatgaaaaaaaagtcgGCGCTGTCTTGTGCAAATTTCGCCAATGGATTGCCGTCTCGTTCGGCATGATGGAACCATGGTTTTTGATAGTTGTTACGTTCCAGCGGACTTGGTTGATATATCGTCCACTCAGCAGTCTCGGTCAGACGAAAAGCCAGCGAAGATCAATTCTGCAAGTGGTAGGTTTTATGATATTCATTCTTCTCTTAAATTCCCACCTCTTGTACGATTCAGACAAAGGCAATCAAATGAACATTAAGCGTTTCATCTGCTGTGACCTTAATTCGCCCTATCTTCCAATTTATATTGAGTGGCTGAAAATACAGGCGGTCAGCACGTTTATTCTACCAACGTTTCTAATCTTGATTTTGGACGTAAGCCTTTTGTATCGGTTAGGATTCTTTTGCTGCGCGTCCAGCGCTAAATATCGCCGGGGGAATAACAACCCCAATTCTGTGGCGGCTAGTGCAACACGCAATTTGACGCTTATATTCGctataaatatagtttatttggTCACATCTATTCCTACAGCAATCTTTAGTATTTCTGGTTCGCAAGATTTAGATTTCAACATCGTTTGCAATATACTACTCTACATTCGCAATACGTTCGGCTTCCTTACATATCTAACCAACAGTCTCTTTCGGAAGACAGTTTCGTCAATGTTTAGCAAAAGATTTAGCGTCTGCTGTCGAAGGAACTCAAACAATACGATCACTCCCGAAAACGGTACaatatga